A stretch of the Capsicum annuum cultivar UCD-10X-F1 chromosome 8, UCD10Xv1.1, whole genome shotgun sequence genome encodes the following:
- the LOC107838931 gene encoding glycosyltransferase BC10 — protein MQSGVVQMMEESKDHLVGGRTNQTRAFPRRLLQLLMLFLLLCFTFSVASIYMIKYFGFHSIVPTVKPSLQPCIEEEWKNIELWINPPSNLLHTMNDKELVWRASMAPKIKKYPFKRDPKIAFMFLTKGPLPLAPIWERFFKRHQGFYSIYIHSLPSFEADFPASSVFYKRQIPSQVTEWGKMSMCDAERRLLANALLDISNEWFVLLSESCIPIYNFNVIYKYISQSKHSFVGAFDDPGPFGRGRYDENMLPEVNISQWRKGSQWFEISRKLALYIVEDTKFYPKFAEFCRPACYVDEHYFPTMLTIQASNLLANRSITWVDWSRGGAHPATFGISDITEEFMKRMLGERSCMYNDRNTSVCYLFARKFAPSALEPLFLLAPKYLGF, from the exons ATGCAATCCGGAGTTGTTCAAATGATGGAGGAAAGTAAAGATCATTTAGTTGGAGGTAGGACTAACCAAACTAGGGCTTTTCCACGGAGGCTGCTACagttgttgatgttgtttctGTTATTGTGTTTTACTTTTTCTGTTGCTAGTATTTATATGATCAAGTACTTTGGTTTTCATAGCATAGTTCCTACAGTAAAACCTAGTTTACAGCCATGTATTGAGGAAGAATGGAAAAACATAGAGCTTTGGATTAATCCTCCGTCAAATTTGCTGCATACTATGAATGATAAGGAGTTGGTATGGAGGGCTTCAATGGCGCCCAAGATAAAGAAGTATCCATTCAAGAGGGACCCTAAGATTGCATTCATGTTCTTGACTAAAGGGCCATTGCCATTGGCACCTATTTGGGAGAGGTTTTTTAAGAGGCATCAaggattttattcaatttatattCATTCATTGCCGTCTTTTGAGGCTGATTTTCCTGCTTCATCGGTGTTCTACAAGAGGCAAATTCCCAGCCAG GTGACAGAATGGGGAAAAATGAGTATGTGTGATGCTGAGAGAAGACTCCTTGCAAATGCATTGCTCGACATCTCCAATGAGTGGTTTGTTTTGCTTTCTGAGTCTTGCATCCCCATCTACAATTTCAACGTCATCTACAAGTACATAAGTCAGTCAAAGCATAGCTTTGTTGGTGCATTTGATGATCCCGGACCATTTGGAAGAGGTCGATATGATGAGAATATGTTACCCGAGGTTAACATTTCTCAGTGGCGCAAAGGATCACAATGGTTTGAAATTAGTAGGAAGCTTGCTCTTTACATAGTCGAAGACACAAAATTCTACCCCAAGTTTGCGGAGTTCTGCAGGCCAGCATGTTATGTAGACGAGCACTACTTCCCAACTATGCTGACCATTCAAGCATCAAATCTCTTGGCAAACAGAAGTATAACATGGGTTGACTGGTCCAGGGGCGGGGCACACCCTGCCACTTTTGGAATATCAGATATCACGGAAGAGTTTATGAAGAGAATGCTGGGAGAACGCAGCTGTATGTACAACGACAGAAATACATCAGTGTGCTATCTTTTTGCAAGGAAGTTTGCTCCAAGTGCTTTGGAACCTCTGTTTCTGCTAGCACCAAAATACTTAGGTTTCTAG